From Scomber scombrus chromosome 6, fScoSco1.1, whole genome shotgun sequence, the proteins below share one genomic window:
- the LOC133982419 gene encoding parapinopsin-like: MDINSTPWSSDSHPPSLHNELVTVVPTIFPRLGYSIISFFMFINTVLSIFNNGLVITVMLRNPSLLHPMNVLILSLAVSDLMIGLCGSLVVTITNYHGSFFIGHAACVFQGFAVNYFGLVSLCTLTLLAYERYNVVCKPKAGLMLSMRRSIIGLVIVWGFCLFWAVAPLLGWSSYGPEGVQTSCSLAWEERSWSNYSYLILYTLLCFIIPVVVIIYCYTKVLKSMNTLNRSVELQGGRSSQKENDHAISMVLAMLIAFFVCWLPYTVLSMVVVLDPELYIPPLIATLPMYFAKTSPVYNPIIYFLSNKQFRDAALEVMSCGRYIPHGPTGVSINMRSLNKRSLLTSLSRNVNTHSKVLPL, from the exons ATGGACATCAACAGCACGCCGTGGAGCTCCGACTCGCATCCTCCATCACTTCACAACGAGTTAGTGACTGTGGTGCCCACCATCTTCCCACGACTGGGCTACAGCATCATTTCCTTCTTCATGTTCATCAACACAGTTTTATCAATTTTTAACAATGGTCTGGTAATAACCGTGATGCTGAGAAATCCATCTTTACTCCACCCCATGAACGTGCTCATCCTCAGCCTCGCCGTGTCTGACCTCATGATAGGCCTGTGTGGTTCCCTGGTCGTCACCATCACCAACTACCATGGCTCTTTCTTTATTGGTCACGCAGCCTGTGTGTTTCAAGGATTTGCTGTCAATTATTTCG GTCTGGTGTCTCTCTGCACCCTGACTCTACTTGCCTATGAGCGATACAACGTTGTGTGTAAGCCTAAAGCTGGTTTAATGCTGAGCATGCGGAGAAGCATCATCGGGCTAGTAATTGTCTGGggcttctgtttgttttgggcTGTGGCACCCTTACTTGGCTGGAGCTCTTATGGTCCCGAGGGAGTCCAGACCTCCTGCTCGCTGGCTTGGGAGGAGCGGTCATGGAGCAACTACAGCTATCTCATCCTCTACACACTCCTCTGCTTTATTATCCCTGTTGTAGTCATCATCTACTGCTACACTAAAGTGCTGAAATCCATGAATACG CTGAACAGGAGTGTGGAGCTTCAGGGTGGGCGTTCCAGCCAGAAAGAGAATGATCACGCCATTAGTATGGTCCTGGCTATGCTCatagctttttttgtttgctggCTGCCCTACACGGTCCTGTCGATGGTGGTAGTTTTGGATCCAGAGCTCTACATCCCTCCACTGATTGCCACCTTGCCCATGTACTTTGCCAAGACTAGCCCTGTGTATAACCCCATCATCTACTTCCTTTCCAACAAACAG TTTCGTGATGCTGCCCTGGAGGTGATGTCGTGTGGCCGCTACATTCCCCACGGGCCCACCGGTGTCAGCATCAACATGCGCTCCTTGAACAAGAGGAGCCTGTTGACTTCCCTAAGCAGGAACgtcaacacacacagcaaggTGTTGCCCCTGTGA
- the LOC133982479 gene encoding dopamine D2-like receptor: protein MRGEPLTTWDSGNNTIWEKYIDISFIVANGLILLITSLVGIAANIFVILAVYNQKSLQTWNNALVVNLAVIDILRCVIDCPILLTIVLIVYLRGHVDELICDTQMASFSFSCCIQFLTLACISAERYQAIAQPFKTTERRRRIMVLIPLIWTLAILVAGFCLIFVKDSPVHIRCRGSQGKTLSSYDTFGLYMLFPLWAACITVIIGFYARIFTLVKSHNRKIFDKGSFPLSEKEKTEDKQKTGESVAVENGQGKSEQTQTLENSAAQEKLVTKAEPNSFKKDSTDALLTSTIAPQNLSIDSENKKVLTIRVEITELGTEHHHPTVQTDKRPLKTEQSNLCAMKVGAKSSNASVTSSTAKLEKVPGNFDTKKQSKERVKIDKALSEMKETSPQVPSAQLDNPESTSVLLIEPKKTKNSNGEALAVATVEQVSSLPPVSNNVPEEEAAKQNVEAQGAVCMMPSKASKERASKKKESKMAKRAGYIIITFILFWLPLITTVLLNFVVRKNKNIQMTTVRDVEILSVSVACITSLSDPIIYAAVNPQFRNEFYRLKNRIKSIFNKK from the exons ATGAGAGGCGAGCCTTTAACTACATGGGACTCTGGGAACAACACCATTTGGGAGAAATACATTGACATCTCTTTTATTGTGGCAAATGGCTTGATTCTGTTGATCACTTCTCTTGTAGGTATTGCAGCAAATATTTTTGTCATACTGGCAGTCTATAACCAAAAATCACTGCAAACATGGAATAATGCACTAGTGGTGAATCTTGCAGTTATTGACATCCTTCGGTGTGTAATCGACTGCCCCATTCTTCTGACCATCGTTCTGATTGTGTATCTAAGAGGACATGTGGACGAATTGATCTGTGATACACAAATggcttctttctctttcagctgTTGCATTCAGTTTTTAACCCTGGCTTGTATAAGTGCGGAGAGATACCAGGCCATTGCACAACCTTTCAAAACTACTGAAAGGAGAAGACGGATTATGGTATTGATTCCTCTCATATGGACCTTAGCTATTCTAGTGGCTGGTTTTTGTCTGATATTTGTGAAGGACTCACCCGTGCATATTAGATGCAGAGGATCACAAGGAAAAACATTATCCTCCTATGACACCTTTGGACTTTACATGTTGTTCCCACTGTGGGCGGCTTGCATTACTGTCATCATTGGATTCTATGCTCGCATATTCACCCTTGTGAAATCACACAATCGCAAAATATTTGACAAAGGTAGTTTTCCTctttctgaaaaagaaaaaacagaggatAAACAGAAGACAGGAGAATCTGTGGCTGTGGAAAATGGACAAGGAAAGTCAGAGCAAACCCAGACTTTGGAGAACAGTGCTGCTCAAGAGAAGCTGGTGACAAAAGCTGAACCAAATTCATTCAAGAAAGATTCAACAGATGCTCTACTGACTTCAACAATAGCGCCACAAAATCTCTCCATCGATTCAGAGAATAAGAAAGTACTAACAATTAGAGTGGAGATAACTGAGTTGGGAACAGAACATCATCATCCTACAGTGCAGACTGATAAGAGACCTTTAAAAACAGAGCAATCTAACCTGTGTGCCATGAAAGTTGGAGCAAAATCATCAAATGCTAGCGTTACAAGCTCAACTGCAAAGCTGGAGAAGGTGCCAGGCAATTTCGACACAAAAAAGCAATccaaagagagagtgaaaattGACAAAGCACTCtctgaaatgaaagaaacaagtCCTCAAGTTCCCTCTGCACAGTTAGACAATCCTGAATCCACTTCTGTTTTGCTGATTGAACCAAAAAAGACGAAGAACAGTAATGGAGAAGCACTGGCTGTTGCAACAGTGGAACAAGTGTCTTCATTACCTCCAGTGTCAAATAATGTCCCTGAAGAAGAAGCTGCGAAACAAAATGTGGAAGCGCAAGGTGCTGTTTGCATGATGCCTTCAAAAGCCAGTAAAGAAAGAGCAAGCAAAAAGAAGGAAAGCAAAATGGCCAAGCGTGCTGGCTACATTATTATAACCTTCATCTTATTCTGGCTACCTTTAATCACGACTGTCCTGTTGAATTTTGTAGTTcgcaaaaacaaaaatatacag atgACAACCGTGCGGGACGTGGAGATCCTGTCAGTGTCTGTTGCCTGCATCACATCACTGAGTGACCCAATAATATACGCCGCAGTCAACCCTCAGTTTCGGAATGAGTTTTACAGGCTCAAGAACAGGATTAAATCCATATTCAACAAGAAATGA
- the kcnd2 gene encoding potassium voltage-gated channel subfamily D member 2, which translates to MAAGVAAWLPFARAAAIGWMPVASTPMPIPPQDKRKAQEGLIILNVSGTKFQTWRTTLERYPDTLLGSTERDFFFHEETNEYFFDRDPDIFRHILNFYRTGKLHYPRQECISAYDEELAFFGIIPEIIGDCCYEEYKDRRRENAERLQDDEEMDMSNDVTPVNLTPREYLWRAFENPHTSTLALVFYYVTGFFIAISVMANVVETVPCGTLPNRSKEMSCGDRYALAFFCLDTACVMIFTVEYLLRLIAAPSRYKFMKSVMSVIDVVAIMPYYIGLVMTDNDQVSGAFVTLRVFRVFRIFKFSRHSAGLRILGYTLKSCASELGFLLFSLTMAIIIFATVMFYAEKGSTASKFTSIPAAFWYTIVTMTTLGYGDMVPKTIVGKVFGSICSLSGVLVIALPVPVIVSNFSRIYHQSQRAEKRRAQRKTRLARIRAVKIRGTNAYMRYKQNGLLIDSLEEASKEAGKALVGKVATPRFETQHHHLLHCLEKTTNHEFVDEQTFQANCMEISIMNKSGSRTSSLSSSPHGLSSCCSRRHRKKSSFSLPSTNNQELSTIQIRERPVANSRSSLNAKLDETVPLKCNEPYITPSMVSLSAPVVTSSDRDGSTTTTTYSQSNIVRVSAL; encoded by the exons ATGGCAGCAGGTGTAGCGGCATGGCTCCCCTTCGCCCGAGCTGCGGCCATAGGATGGATGCCCGTAGCGAGCACCCCGATGCCCATCCCTCCCCAAGACAAGAGGAAAGCCCAGGAAGGACTCATCATCCTCAACGTGAGTGGGACCAAGTTTCAGACGTGGCGAACCACTTTGGAGAGGTACCCGGACACTTTGCTTGGGAGCACGGAGAGAGACTTCTTTTTCCACGAGGAGACAAATGAGTACTTTTTCGACCGTGACCCTGACATCTTTAGACATATCCTCAATTTTTACCGCACGGGGAAACTACACTATCCGCGTCAAGAATGCATATCCGCGTACGATGAGGAGCTTGCTTTCTTTGGTATAATCCCCGAGATCATCGGGGACTGCTGCTATGAGGAGTACAAGGACCGGAGGCGCGAAAATGCAGAGAGGCTTCAAGACGACGAGGAGATGGACATGAGCAATGACGTCACACCGGTGAACCTGACGCCCCGGGAGTACCTGTGGCGGGCCTTTGAAAACCCTCACACCAGCACCTTAGCGCTGGTCTTCTACTATGTCACAGGCTTCTTCATCGCCATATCAGTGATGGCCAACGTGGTGGAGACAGTTCCGTGTGGGACTTTGCCCAACAGGTCAAAGGAGATGTCCTGTGGAGACCGTTACGCACTGGCTTTCTTTTGTTTAGACACTGCGTGCGTCATGATATTCACTGTTGAGTATCTCCTCCGTTTAATCGCAGCTCCCAGCCGCTACAAGTTCATGAAAAGTGTGATGAGCGTCATTGACGTGGTCGCCATCATGCCTTACTACATCGGCTTGGTCATGACCGACAATGACCAGGTGAGCGGTGCTTTTGTCACGCTGAGAGTCTTCCGTGTCTTTCGGATTTTCAAGTTCTCCCGGCACTCCGCGGGGCTGCGCATCCTGGGCTACACCTTGAAGAGCTGCGCCTCCGAGCTGGGCTTCCTACTATTCTCCCTCACTATGGCCATCATTATCTTTGCAACGGTCATGTTTTATGCAGAGAAAGGCTCCACAGCCAGCAAGTTCACCAGTATCCCCGCAGCGTTTTGGTACACCAttgtcaccatgacaacactGGG GTACGGTGACATGGTGCCAAAAACCATCGTGGGGAAGGTGTTTGGATCCATATGCTCTCTGAGTGGGGTGCTGGTCATCGCCTTGCCTGTCCCTGTCATAGTGTCAAACTTCAGCCGTATCTACCACCAAAGCCAGCGGGCAGAGAAACGACGAGCCCAGAGG AAAACTCGGCTTGCTAGAATCCGTGCTGTGAAGATTCGAGGCACTAATGCTTATATGCGCTACAAACAAAACGGGCTCCTGATCGACTCACTGGAGGAG GCTTCCAAGGAGGCAGGAAAAGCCCTGGTGGGTAAGGTCGCTACCCCTCGTTTTGAGACCCAACATCATCACCTGCTGCACTGCCTGGAGAAGACCACG AATCACGAGTTTGTGGATGAGCAGACATTTCAGGCCAACTGCATGGAGATCTCCATCATGAACAAGTCAGGCTCCCGTACTTCCTCGCTGTCCTCCTCGCCACACGGCCTCAGCTCGTGCTGCTCTCGACGCCACCGGAAGAAGAGTAGCTTCAGCCTGCCCAGCACAAACAACCAGGAGCTCAGCACCATACAGATAAGAGAGAGGCCAGTGGCCAACAG CCGCTCCAGCCTGAATGCCAAACTCGATGAGACTGTGCCCTTGAAATGTAACGAACCTTACATCACTCCCTCCATGGTCAGCCTATCTGCCCCAGTGGTGACCTCCTCAGACAGGGATGGctccactaccaccaccacatACTCTCAGAGCAACATTGTGCGAGTATCTGCCTTGTAG